The Mesorhizobium sp. B1-1-8 genome contains a region encoding:
- the dgt gene encoding dGTP triphosphohydrolase — translation MALVRQCFGLRPKKARHVRGYLPQQTKSIPEPRPGGFGPGAVGRLQPRCINSGNQIRFWAIVPNRRIKTFAWRPSQHKLLIGIEAHWSLWQQMEWEKLLCNERLGDKDYEPKPNRSIFVQDHDRIVFSAPFRRLANKTQVQPLYEHDHVHHRLIHSVEVSSVGRSLAMRIGNWLEETHRIASGESNSLANIVQAACVAHDIGNPPFGHSGEAAMGDWFAEKFDDAKGVMGEIDERHRSEFIDFEGNAQGFRIVTRLEMYRNEGGMRLSKATLGAFTKYPVTSAARQSIVGKGTASYVGLKKFGVFRSEIELFKEAADSLGLPQEAHQAGNWWRRHPLVFIVEAADDICYNIVDLEDAFTTGELPFETVKNLLHEAANNPNRDVSSLSQAEHIALLRALSIGSAVESCVEAFMANYDAIITGTFSASLTDAGPMASIFAKMKALSRDQVFTARRKTELEVSGRRVIGNVMSGVLPVFEDLARAKWDQEQLSGHNRQLVRALDLDLRSVADAEQALHALADFTSGMTDRYAVRIARMLTGI, via the coding sequence ATGGCGTTGGTCAGGCAATGCTTTGGGCTGCGTCCCAAAAAAGCTAGGCACGTCCGCGGTTATCTTCCCCAGCAAACAAAATCTATCCCCGAACCGCGTCCCGGCGGCTTTGGACCGGGAGCGGTCGGTCGGCTTCAGCCCCGTTGCATCAACAGCGGAAATCAGATCCGCTTCTGGGCGATCGTCCCCAACCGCCGGATCAAGACATTCGCTTGGCGACCATCTCAGCACAAGCTACTGATTGGCATCGAAGCGCATTGGAGTTTGTGGCAACAAATGGAATGGGAAAAACTGCTGTGTAACGAACGACTTGGCGACAAAGACTACGAGCCTAAGCCGAACCGGTCGATCTTCGTTCAGGATCATGACCGGATCGTCTTCTCGGCTCCATTCCGGCGATTAGCCAACAAGACCCAAGTGCAGCCTCTCTACGAGCACGATCATGTCCATCACCGTTTGATCCATTCCGTTGAAGTCAGCAGCGTCGGACGATCGTTGGCAATGCGAATCGGTAACTGGCTAGAGGAGACGCATCGGATCGCCAGCGGAGAGTCGAACAGCTTGGCGAACATCGTTCAGGCGGCGTGCGTCGCCCACGATATCGGTAACCCTCCTTTTGGTCACTCAGGCGAAGCGGCGATGGGCGACTGGTTCGCCGAGAAATTCGACGATGCCAAAGGTGTCATGGGCGAGATCGACGAGCGGCACCGCTCGGAGTTCATAGACTTCGAAGGAAATGCGCAAGGATTTCGCATAGTTACTCGTCTCGAAATGTACCGCAACGAGGGCGGCATGCGACTCTCGAAGGCAACGTTGGGCGCGTTCACGAAGTACCCTGTCACTTCTGCCGCCCGCCAGAGCATCGTCGGCAAGGGAACTGCGTCATATGTCGGCCTCAAGAAGTTTGGCGTCTTCCGTTCCGAGATCGAGCTGTTCAAGGAAGCAGCTGATTCGCTGGGCCTGCCGCAGGAAGCGCACCAAGCCGGGAATTGGTGGCGGCGCCATCCCTTGGTCTTCATCGTGGAGGCCGCAGACGATATTTGCTACAACATCGTCGATCTTGAGGATGCGTTCACGACCGGTGAACTCCCATTCGAGACGGTCAAGAACCTGCTGCATGAGGCCGCGAACAATCCCAACCGCGACGTGAGCAGCCTTAGCCAAGCCGAGCACATCGCATTGCTGCGGGCATTGAGCATCGGGAGCGCTGTCGAGAGCTGTGTCGAGGCCTTCATGGCCAACTATGACGCCATCATAACCGGCACGTTCTCTGCTTCCTTGACCGATGCCGGCCCCATGGCTTCCATCTTCGCCAAGATGAAAGCCCTTTCTCGGGACCAGGTCTTCACCGCCCGGAGAAAAACCGAACTGGAAGTGTCTGGTCGGCGCGTGATTGGCAATGTGATGTCAGGTGTGCTTCCCGTATTCGAGGATCTTGCTAGGGCCAAGTGGGATCAGGAACAGCTCTCTGGACACAACCGGCAACTCGTCAGAGCCCTCGATCTAGATTTGCGGAGCGTAGCGGATGCCGAACAAGCGCTACACGCTCTTGCAGACTTCACGTCGGGCATGACCGATCGATATGCTGTGCGGATCGCCAGGATGCTTACCGGCATCTAG
- a CDS encoding helix-turn-helix transcriptional regulator produces the protein MKRIRCSLCELCAQANYYSFHDRHSGLKIKQKSQRFYRLKAKCMSSNLKTYVRTYRRLHALTQDELALLVGLKSGSSLSGLERNVKVPSASLLISLAYVFAVPVEDVFPAYYEQVIRGVENRAEALYEALQGHPGLNARTKLDLLEDIIGRAMSAKRTEI, from the coding sequence ATGAAAAGAATTCGTTGTTCTTTATGTGAACTTTGCGCACAGGCGAATTACTACTCCTTTCACGACAGACATTCGGGACTGAAAATCAAACAAAAATCGCAAAGATTTTATCGTTTAAAAGCCAAATGTATGTCCAGTAATCTGAAGACCTATGTGCGAACTTACCGTCGCCTCCATGCTCTCACTCAAGACGAGTTGGCGCTGCTGGTGGGCCTTAAGAGTGGATCAAGTCTCTCCGGGCTTGAACGCAATGTGAAGGTGCCTTCCGCCTCACTTCTCATCTCGCTGGCGTACGTGTTTGCGGTGCCCGTTGAGGATGTCTTCCCAGCCTACTACGAACAGGTGATCCGCGGCGTGGAGAACAGGGCTGAAGCGTTGTACGAGGCTCTTCAGGGCCATCCAGGCTTGAATGCTCGCACCAAGCTTGACCTTCTCGAAGATATTATCGGCCGCGCCATGAGCGCCAAGCGCACGGAGATATGA
- a CDS encoding NUDIX domain-containing protein: MGNPPTTIRCVLHGSFNKHFDIIQEAHEAFLKAGIEVVAPSATQITAVKNGFAYFTENGHLDPRAIELVYLGQLKRLGDQGFSYFVNPSGYMGRSASYELGIAQITNTRCFFSDPLIDHPAYVHGNAVWKPDALAEYVKWYGKVPAPRVRGNERLLHKMWESLMVPGSIVAAGAIVEHVGTNEVLLVRTHKWGGRYSIVGGRVRRNERLSETLLREVEEETGLVGAIGHHIATFDQIADTRYYRPGVQHIFVDNVVTVEERRVRLNEEAEEFVWLPSSEALKELDLEPNARHTLETYNKLKSQLAKAEGLDQRR; encoded by the coding sequence GTGGGCAATCCTCCGACTACAATCAGATGCGTCCTGCATGGCAGTTTCAACAAGCATTTTGACATTATCCAAGAAGCTCATGAGGCCTTCCTAAAAGCGGGGATTGAAGTGGTTGCGCCAAGTGCGACACAAATCACTGCCGTCAAAAATGGTTTCGCTTACTTCACGGAGAACGGGCACCTCGATCCCCGGGCAATCGAGCTGGTCTACCTTGGCCAGCTAAAGCGGCTGGGGGACCAGGGGTTCAGCTACTTCGTAAATCCGAGCGGATACATGGGAAGGAGCGCATCCTACGAGCTTGGGATCGCGCAAATCACGAACACCAGATGCTTCTTTTCCGACCCGCTCATTGATCATCCCGCATACGTGCACGGGAACGCGGTCTGGAAACCCGATGCGTTGGCAGAGTACGTCAAGTGGTACGGCAAGGTGCCAGCACCGCGGGTGCGGGGAAATGAGCGGCTGCTCCACAAGATGTGGGAGTCGCTCATGGTCCCAGGATCTATCGTAGCGGCCGGCGCCATCGTCGAACACGTTGGGACCAATGAGGTACTTCTCGTCCGCACGCACAAGTGGGGTGGACGTTACTCGATCGTAGGTGGCAGGGTGCGGAGAAACGAACGCTTGAGTGAGACCCTACTGCGCGAAGTTGAAGAGGAAACCGGCCTCGTTGGCGCAATCGGGCACCACATAGCCACCTTCGATCAGATAGCGGACACCCGCTACTACCGTCCCGGTGTTCAGCACATCTTTGTGGACAATGTCGTGACCGTGGAAGAGCGCCGCGTGCGTCTCAACGAAGAGGCCGAAGAGTTCGTTTGGCTTCCATCGAGCGAAGCTTTGAAGGAACTCGATTTAGAGCCCAATGCTCGCCACACGCTCGAGACCTACAACAAGCTTAAATCTCAATTGGCCAAAGCCGAAGGCCTCGATCAGCGGCGCTGA
- the tnpA gene encoding IS66-like element accessory protein TnpA — MSQMTILTGPERRRRWSEEDQCRILAAAFAPGATVAAVARQYDVATSLIYKWRRMARACETSFAEVVVVPDEPVAASVPAAPPAVIELEIAGKARLRIPPNTPPALAAAIVKALGVS, encoded by the coding sequence ATGAGCCAGATGACGATATTGACCGGGCCGGAGCGCCGTCGTCGTTGGAGTGAAGAGGATCAGTGCCGGATACTGGCCGCGGCATTCGCGCCGGGGGCCACGGTGGCGGCGGTGGCGCGTCAGTACGATGTCGCGACCAGCCTGATCTATAAGTGGCGCCGCATGGCAAGAGCCTGCGAGACGAGCTTTGCCGAAGTTGTCGTGGTTCCCGATGAACCTGTCGCCGCTTCGGTGCCGGCGGCGCCACCAGCGGTGATCGAGCTGGAGATCGCCGGCAAGGCGCGGCTGCGGATACCGCCGAATACGCCGCCGGCATTGGCGGCGGCGATCGTGAAGGCGCTGGGCGTTTCATGA
- a CDS encoding recombinase family protein — protein MQTCFAYIRVSTVKQGTRGVSLQEQRSAIEAYSLRNQINIQEWFEERETAAKRGRPVFTKMLGRLDRGEASGVVIHKIDRSARNLRDWADLGELIDKGVQVYFATESLDLASRGGRLSADIQAVVAADYIRNLREETRKGFYGRLKQGLYPLQAPLGYLDTGKGKPKAVDPVRAPLIKRAFELYASGTHTLQSLRKELKSLGLVNKGGKPLTLGTLSHLLNNSFYAGLIRLRSKGDTFQGVHEPLISMHLFLEVADILHGRAPKRKYKHDMAFRRIITCRTCGGHLTGERQKGRVYYRCHGDECKGTSVREDDVEVSVREALNAIEITTEEHSLLLTECTDLRSVQMQRHSDLLQTLDARIQATKVRLDRLVDALLDGLIDRQTALSRRESLLSELIEIEQQRARLAGNPEQGFAEVVTLLEHSKLALHQYEIGTRAEKREVLKIVTSNLKLVEKNVVVELRNPFRLIAEHRKVDRCDPSCGTVRTALVHKLFDLISEERKLVAANDNAQLNPGMEVDEGGKIGP, from the coding sequence ATGCAAACTTGCTTTGCCTACATAAGGGTTTCGACCGTCAAACAAGGCACGCGGGGAGTTTCGCTCCAGGAGCAACGCTCCGCGATTGAAGCATACTCTCTTCGGAACCAAATCAACATTCAGGAATGGTTCGAGGAGCGGGAGACAGCCGCCAAGCGTGGGCGTCCCGTATTCACGAAGATGCTTGGGCGCCTAGACCGGGGGGAGGCATCGGGAGTCGTCATTCACAAGATCGATCGAAGCGCACGCAATTTGCGCGATTGGGCAGACCTTGGGGAGCTCATCGATAAGGGAGTCCAAGTGTACTTCGCCACCGAGAGCTTGGACCTGGCATCGCGCGGCGGACGTCTCTCAGCAGACATTCAAGCTGTGGTCGCAGCCGACTATATCCGGAATCTACGCGAGGAAACGCGAAAGGGCTTTTATGGGCGACTGAAACAAGGGCTTTACCCGCTGCAAGCGCCGCTGGGTTACCTCGACACTGGCAAAGGAAAGCCGAAGGCCGTCGATCCTGTGAGGGCTCCGCTAATTAAGCGAGCTTTCGAGCTTTACGCAAGCGGAACGCACACGTTGCAAAGTCTCCGGAAGGAACTGAAATCACTAGGCCTCGTGAACAAGGGCGGGAAACCTCTGACGCTCGGTACACTGTCGCATTTGCTCAACAATTCCTTCTATGCCGGGCTCATCCGGTTACGAAGCAAAGGGGATACATTTCAGGGGGTTCACGAGCCGCTTATCTCCATGCATCTGTTTTTAGAGGTAGCAGACATTCTCCACGGCCGCGCCCCGAAGCGAAAGTATAAGCATGACATGGCATTTAGGAGGATTATCACATGCCGCACCTGTGGCGGACACCTAACGGGCGAGCGGCAAAAGGGGCGCGTCTACTATAGGTGCCATGGAGACGAATGCAAAGGGACGTCAGTCCGCGAAGACGACGTAGAGGTCTCCGTGAGGGAGGCGTTGAACGCGATCGAAATTACCACGGAGGAGCATTCTCTGCTTTTGACTGAATGTACCGATCTTAGGTCTGTACAGATGCAGCGCCACTCCGATCTACTTCAAACGCTGGATGCCCGGATCCAAGCCACAAAGGTACGGCTGGATCGCTTGGTGGATGCCTTGCTAGACGGGCTGATTGACAGGCAAACCGCACTATCTCGCCGTGAGTCGCTGCTTTCGGAGCTAATTGAGATTGAGCAACAGCGGGCGCGTTTGGCCGGGAATCCAGAGCAAGGCTTCGCCGAAGTCGTTACCCTGCTCGAACATTCAAAACTGGCTCTACATCAATATGAAATCGGCACTCGGGCGGAGAAACGGGAGGTTCTGAAGATCGTGACTTCGAACCTAAAACTAGTCGAAAAAAACGTTGTGGTTGAGCTACGAAATCCATTTCGCCTGATTGCCGAGCACCGAAAAGTCGACCGATGTGACCCCTCATGTGGCACGGTTCGAACCGCACTTGTACACAAACTGTTCGACCTCATTTCGGAAGAGCGCAAGCTAGTCGCCGCAAACGACAACGCTCAGCTTAACCCTGGGATGGAGGTTGATGAAGGGGGTAAGATTGGACCGTAG
- a CDS encoding ParB/RepB/Spo0J family partition protein — protein sequence MSQTYLPLSALSAPKGNPRKAFSAKTIAGLAQSIKTDGVLQNLTVIPQQDGTYRIHIGKRRYLALQLLRRNGDIDDAYRVPVEIKEDLDGRAALRIATVENVQREALDPIDEAEAFRTLLRNGSSLADVAVQTGLSENTVRRRLALANLSKEAKALVRSGHLPLAVAEALTLGNETQQKQFVEAAKDGARLTSDYVRAALLEARPAKSTAVFDPSLYKGTYTTDLFGDEEATFFDDVEEFHRLQKQAVDDLADTHRKKADFVDVFNGYSTPWWQYRKADKGQKRGVVINLAPNGAVEIRKGLTKNTPDDDGQTTESQQHKPRPEFGPSLLAYFAHHKTIALMGALAEQPRKMMEVAAVLLLSAHRIGNRIRIDQHPALRDPSLIEARPRGYATMEGTAQALAERLGFGKGASEEEQDESSAPVFPLGGNVDEASLYQSVKTLSDEDLGFLIAFLPLVAFGKDGISEEDDLNSLYHVIAKDLDLATRDWWMPTEQFLAMLKREQLEEAAIESGASIRLGRLERLKKKELVAALANHFRKTADLSAELDEFDAKGRQWLPRLMQFHEDAQEPSVDEAA from the coding sequence ATGTCACAGACCTATCTCCCCCTCTCCGCGCTCTCCGCCCCGAAGGGCAACCCCCGCAAGGCGTTCAGCGCAAAGACCATCGCAGGACTGGCCCAGAGCATCAAAACCGATGGCGTCCTGCAGAATCTGACGGTGATCCCGCAGCAGGACGGAACGTATCGCATTCACATCGGCAAACGCCGCTACCTGGCCCTCCAACTGCTAAGGAGAAACGGCGATATCGACGACGCGTACCGCGTCCCCGTCGAAATCAAGGAAGACCTCGACGGGCGCGCCGCGTTGCGGATCGCCACGGTCGAGAACGTTCAGCGCGAGGCACTCGATCCGATCGACGAGGCCGAGGCCTTCAGAACCCTGCTTCGCAATGGGTCATCCCTGGCGGACGTAGCGGTTCAAACCGGACTGTCGGAGAACACGGTTCGGCGCCGGCTCGCCCTTGCCAACCTCTCCAAGGAAGCGAAAGCCTTGGTGCGGTCGGGGCACTTACCGCTCGCCGTGGCCGAGGCGCTGACCCTTGGCAACGAAACTCAGCAGAAGCAGTTCGTGGAGGCGGCCAAGGATGGCGCCCGTTTGACCAGTGACTACGTTCGCGCTGCTCTCCTCGAAGCTAGGCCCGCCAAGTCCACAGCGGTATTCGATCCTTCGCTCTACAAGGGGACCTACACCACCGACTTGTTCGGCGACGAGGAGGCTACATTCTTCGACGATGTCGAGGAGTTCCATCGCTTGCAGAAACAAGCAGTTGACGATTTGGCCGACACGCATCGAAAGAAGGCAGACTTCGTCGACGTCTTCAATGGTTACAGCACGCCGTGGTGGCAGTATCGAAAGGCCGATAAAGGACAAAAACGCGGCGTGGTGATCAATCTCGCGCCGAACGGTGCCGTCGAAATCCGCAAAGGCCTGACGAAAAACACTCCGGATGACGACGGGCAAACTACCGAATCTCAGCAACACAAACCGCGTCCGGAATTCGGTCCGAGCCTGCTAGCCTACTTCGCACACCACAAGACGATCGCGCTCATGGGCGCGCTCGCCGAACAGCCGCGCAAGATGATGGAGGTTGCCGCTGTCCTACTGTTGTCCGCGCATCGGATCGGTAACCGCATCCGCATCGATCAGCACCCTGCCCTGCGCGATCCGTCGCTAATCGAGGCGCGGCCGCGCGGCTACGCCACGATGGAAGGCACCGCCCAAGCCCTGGCGGAACGACTTGGCTTCGGCAAAGGAGCTAGCGAGGAGGAGCAGGACGAGTCGTCGGCGCCAGTGTTTCCGCTAGGAGGAAATGTTGACGAAGCCTCGCTTTACCAGTCGGTGAAAACACTGTCTGATGAGGATCTAGGCTTCCTGATCGCCTTCCTGCCACTCGTCGCATTCGGCAAGGATGGGATTTCCGAAGAGGACGACTTGAACAGCCTCTATCACGTCATAGCGAAGGACCTTGATCTGGCGACGCGAGACTGGTGGATGCCAACTGAACAGTTCCTCGCAATGCTGAAGCGTGAGCAACTGGAGGAGGCAGCTATCGAGAGCGGCGCCTCGATCCGGCTCGGCCGCCTAGAGCGGTTGAAGAAGAAGGAACTGGTAGCCGCACTAGCCAACCACTTCCGCAAGACTGCCGATCTTTCCGCTGAACTAGATGAGTTCGACGCAAAAGGTCGCCAGTGGTTACCGCGGCTCATGCAGTTTCACGAAGACGCGCAGGAGCCCTCGGTCGACGAAGCAGCATAG
- a CDS encoding DUF932 domain-containing protein, with amino-acid sequence MSLMIHAGAVPIEYDGLRTLSTPPATDTHVPIPHHRVVDLAAYSLSYFGHEVMERHFGVTEDGMRFFGVMTLRSPYGDYADTIGLRNSHDKSFPIGIAFGSRVFICDNMAFSGDYTIKRKHTAKAKHDLPGLIGEIIEPLAVRREEQARKIALYKHTQIDQAKADHTIMSLYRQGIISVTKIADVHEQFVRPAHDWGGETVWRLFNAATFALTGRVIENSDLTPRLHRIVEAVCLSD; translated from the coding sequence ATGTCCCTCATGATACATGCCGGCGCTGTGCCGATAGAATATGACGGCTTGCGCACGCTCTCGACACCACCTGCTACAGACACCCACGTGCCGATACCGCACCATCGCGTGGTCGATCTCGCGGCCTACAGTCTATCGTATTTCGGACACGAAGTGATGGAGCGGCACTTTGGAGTAACGGAAGACGGCATGCGCTTCTTCGGAGTTATGACTCTGCGTAGCCCCTACGGCGACTACGCAGACACGATTGGCTTGCGCAACAGCCACGATAAAAGCTTCCCGATTGGTATCGCGTTCGGAAGTCGTGTCTTCATTTGCGACAACATGGCTTTCTCGGGCGACTACACGATCAAGCGCAAGCACACCGCGAAGGCCAAACACGATCTGCCGGGCCTTATCGGCGAAATCATCGAACCGCTCGCCGTTAGGCGCGAAGAGCAGGCGCGGAAGATTGCGTTGTACAAACACACGCAGATCGACCAGGCCAAGGCGGATCACACGATCATGTCGTTGTACCGCCAAGGGATAATCTCGGTCACCAAGATCGCCGACGTGCACGAGCAATTTGTGCGGCCAGCCCATGATTGGGGAGGTGAGACTGTTTGGCGGTTGTTCAATGCCGCCACCTTTGCTCTCACTGGGAGAGTGATCGAAAACAGCGATCTCACACCCCGCCTTCACCGGATTGTGGAGGCGGTTTGCTTAAGCGACTGA
- the tnpB gene encoding IS66 family insertion sequence element accessory protein TnpB (TnpB, as the term is used for proteins encoded by IS66 family insertion elements, is considered an accessory protein, since TnpC, encoded by a neighboring gene, is a DDE family transposase.) — MIPVPSQVRIWLAVGRTDMRRGMQGLALQVQETLGRDPHAGDLFVFRGRSGNLIKIIWHDGLGMSLYAKRLEKGRFLWPSPADGTVSISPAQLAYMLDGIDWRNPRHTFRPQRAG; from the coding sequence ATGATCCCGGTGCCGAGCCAGGTGCGGATCTGGTTGGCGGTCGGCCGCACCGATATGCGTCGCGGGATGCAAGGCCTCGCCCTGCAGGTTCAAGAGACGCTGGGACGGGATCCGCATGCCGGCGATCTTTTTGTCTTCCGCGGCCGCAGCGGCAATCTGATCAAGATTATCTGGCATGATGGGCTCGGCATGTCGCTATATGCAAAACGGCTTGAGAAGGGCCGGTTTCTCTGGCCGTCGCCGGCAGACGGTACGGTTTCCATATCACCGGCGCAGCTCGCCTACATGCTCGACGGGATCGATTGGCGCAACCCGCGTCACACCTTCCGCCCCCAGCGCGCGGGCTGA
- a CDS encoding Fic family protein: MYESLEEKAAFLFYSINKRQIFLNGNKRMSTLCLLVFLGINGKLLQLKPDELTEKALWLANTPSLDFPTIKTELAIWIRERFVDLRELSADLAA; encoded by the coding sequence TTGTACGAAAGCCTAGAGGAGAAGGCCGCGTTTCTTTTCTATTCAATCAACAAGCGCCAGATCTTTCTCAACGGCAACAAGCGCATGTCCACTCTGTGCCTGCTGGTGTTCCTGGGTATCAACGGGAAGCTGCTACAGCTGAAGCCAGATGAACTCACGGAGAAGGCGCTCTGGCTTGCAAACACTCCATCCCTGGATTTCCCCACCATCAAGACGGAACTGGCGATCTGGATCAGAGAGCGATTCGTCGATCTGCGGGAACTGTCGGCAGACTTGGCAGCATAG